The Metabacillus schmidteae genome has a segment encoding these proteins:
- the bshB2 gene encoding bacillithiol biosynthesis deacetylase BshB2: MKEHVLVILPHPDDEAFGVAGLIAQKRKAGIPVTYACGTLGEMGRNMGSPLFANRELLPQIREKELIDACKAMDIQDLRMLGLRDKTLEFEDDEQLADLFEKIIDEVQPTLIVTFYPGHGVHPDHDACGEGVIRALRRKPIEDRPVTYCMAITKNRFEVIGYPDVEINVTDVADIKLNALRAHRSQTEGMLKAMEEKFLNKNPEVMHWFEKEVFYTYKWND, from the coding sequence ATGAAGGAACATGTTTTAGTTATATTACCACACCCCGATGACGAAGCCTTTGGAGTTGCTGGTTTGATTGCGCAAAAACGTAAAGCAGGTATACCTGTTACCTATGCATGCGGGACATTAGGTGAGATGGGAAGGAATATGGGGAGCCCCCTTTTCGCGAATCGGGAATTACTGCCTCAAATTCGTGAAAAAGAATTAATTGATGCATGTAAGGCAATGGATATTCAAGATTTACGAATGCTCGGACTTCGGGATAAGACGCTCGAATTTGAAGATGATGAACAGTTAGCAGATCTTTTTGAAAAGATTATCGATGAAGTTCAACCAACCCTAATTGTTACTTTCTATCCGGGACATGGTGTACATCCTGATCATGATGCATGTGGCGAAGGTGTTATTCGCGCATTAAGGCGTAAACCAATAGAAGATCGGCCTGTTACATATTGCATGGCGATTACGAAGAATAGATTTGAAGTTATTGGCTATCCTGATGTTGAAATTAATGTAACAGATGTAGCAGATATTAAACTTAATGCATTAAGAGCACATCGTTCCCAAACAGAGGGAATGTTAAAAGCAATGGAAGAGAAATTCTTAAATAAAAACCCGGAAGTTATGCATTGGTTTGAAAAAGAAGTATTTTATACGTATAAATGGAATGATTAA
- a CDS encoding C40 family peptidase, producing the protein MKQKILGLTATAVVGSSLFASVAAADEKIKVKSGDTLWDLSREYDTTVSNLKQWNSLNSDFLQVGQVITVKATTSTSKQPSSTTSSSSASTPAKNVTYTVKSGDSLWVIARAHNTSVAELKKLNNLTSDLIRIGQKLTVKKQAGQTTQVNEEKVNENTTQQEQSKVVSTYKVIPGDSLWKIANKFDITIAEIKVANNLKSDVIRVGQVLKLNGDKTIDQDTSSSVSKPAQSQNQSSKIDTMISEAKSLMGTPYRWAGNTPSGFDCSGFIYYVLNKVTSVSRLSTAGYWDKMKSVNNPAVGDFVYFTTYKAGPSHMGIYLGNNEFIHASSSGVTISKLDNSYWKQRYLGAKRYL; encoded by the coding sequence ATGAAACAAAAAATATTAGGATTGACTGCTACAGCAGTAGTAGGATCATCATTATTTGCTTCAGTCGCTGCAGCAGATGAAAAGATAAAAGTAAAAAGTGGTGATACACTCTGGGATCTGTCAAGAGAGTATGACACAACTGTTAGTAATCTAAAGCAATGGAATTCATTAAATAGTGACTTTCTTCAGGTTGGACAAGTTATTACAGTTAAAGCAACGACGTCTACAAGCAAACAACCAAGTAGTACAACATCAAGTTCGTCTGCATCTACACCTGCTAAAAATGTTACATATACTGTAAAAAGCGGTGATTCATTATGGGTAATTGCAAGAGCACATAACACATCGGTTGCAGAGCTAAAGAAACTAAACAACTTAACAAGTGATTTAATCCGCATTGGCCAAAAACTAACCGTAAAAAAACAAGCTGGTCAAACTACTCAAGTAAATGAAGAAAAGGTTAATGAAAATACAACCCAACAGGAACAATCAAAAGTCGTTTCTACTTATAAAGTTATTCCTGGTGATTCCTTGTGGAAAATAGCCAATAAATTTGACATAACAATTGCTGAAATAAAAGTAGCAAATAATCTTAAATCAGATGTTATTAGAGTTGGCCAGGTATTAAAATTAAATGGTGACAAAACGATTGATCAAGATACATCTAGTTCCGTTTCTAAACCTGCACAATCACAAAATCAATCCTCAAAAATTGATACAATGATAAGTGAAGCAAAATCATTAATGGGAACTCCTTACCGTTGGGCAGGGAATACACCAAGTGGATTTGATTGTAGTGGTTTTATTTATTATGTTCTAAATAAGGTTACATCAGTGTCTCGCTTAAGTACAGCGGGTTATTGGGATAAGATGAAATCTGTAAATAATCCTGCAGTAGGAGATTTTGTCTACTTCACAACATATAAAGCAGGTCCATCACATATGGGAATTTATTTAGGAAATAATGAATTTATTCATGCCAGCAGCTCTGGTGTTACAATAAGCAAATTAGATAATTCATATTGGAAGCAGCGCTATCTTGGTGCTAAACGTTATCTATAG
- the cdaS gene encoding sporulation-specific diadenylate cyclase CdaS, whose protein sequence is MEHNQTFTSIKNHIAVHLSQIIEETEAMRDSLGEKEYCLLCELAHIRDHFNEIQSSASFFYLKAYIEKFTSEYIEIAKAIQNLAEKRHGALIVVERGDSVDNHIQGGIPLNATISNRLIESIFFPGNPLHDGAILVKGDYIISAANVLPLTNQDFGAEKVGTRHRAGIGLTEITDALVLIISEETGKMSFALGGTLYPIISTGSTLQ, encoded by the coding sequence TTGGAACATAATCAAACTTTTACTTCTATAAAAAACCACATTGCTGTTCACCTAAGTCAGATAATTGAGGAAACAGAAGCAATGCGGGATTCTCTTGGTGAAAAAGAATATTGTCTTTTATGCGAACTTGCTCATATTCGTGATCATTTTAATGAAATACAATCTTCTGCATCTTTCTTTTATTTAAAAGCGTATATAGAAAAATTCACTAGCGAATACATAGAGATAGCAAAAGCAATACAAAATCTGGCTGAAAAGAGACATGGGGCACTAATTGTTGTTGAAAGAGGGGACTCAGTTGATAATCATATTCAAGGAGGTATTCCCTTAAATGCAACGATTTCCAATCGATTGATCGAAAGTATCTTTTTTCCAGGAAATCCTTTGCATGATGGTGCCATTTTAGTGAAGGGTGATTATATTATTTCAGCTGCAAACGTTTTACCTTTAACAAATCAAGATTTTGGTGCAGAAAAAGTAGGGACAAGACATAGAGCTGGTATTGGTCTCACGGAGATAACAGATGCATTAGTGCTCATTATATCAGAGGAGACAGGAAAAATGTCGTTTGCATTAGGTGGAACTCTTTATCCTATTATTTCTACAGGATCTACTCTCCAATAA
- a CDS encoding S41 family peptidase: MKNSKLLISVLVTAVITAGITYNVVKPGESMLSAQENDPFGKLKSTYGILQSNYYKEVDTDKLVEGAIKGMVESLEDPYSVYMDVEEAKSFNENISSSFEGIGAEIQESNGNIMIVSPIKGSPAEGVGLKPKDIILKVDDKSVEGLSVNEAVMKIRGEKGTKVELQIQRAGVGELSFTITRDTIPLETVYSEVIEDNIGKIQITKFSETTGKELASALEELENKNVKGLILDLRQNPGGLMDQALLMSDLFVSKGKAIMQVEDRSGAKEIFKAENDQDVDLPITVLIDGGTASAGEIMAAALNQSAGIPLVGEKTFGKGTVQTANAFDDNSSVKYTTAKWLTPDGTWIHEKGIEPTVEAKLPDYANLPYINPENELKVGVSNTEVNAAQKMLEALGYNEVSEKGYFDKATENIVKQFQKDHNLEVNGVITKDTTIKIMELLQKKIQNNDTQVEKAISVLKEKM; encoded by the coding sequence GTGAAAAATAGCAAATTACTAATTTCAGTACTTGTAACAGCGGTAATTACAGCAGGAATTACATACAATGTTGTCAAGCCGGGTGAAAGTATGCTAAGTGCCCAAGAGAACGATCCTTTTGGAAAACTAAAATCAACCTATGGAATTCTTCAGTCAAACTACTATAAAGAAGTAGATACAGATAAGCTTGTTGAAGGTGCTATTAAAGGTATGGTTGAATCCTTGGAAGATCCATACTCTGTTTATATGGACGTTGAAGAAGCGAAAAGTTTCAACGAAAATATATCGTCATCTTTTGAAGGAATTGGTGCTGAAATACAAGAGAGTAATGGAAATATTATGATTGTATCCCCAATTAAAGGATCTCCTGCTGAGGGGGTAGGGTTAAAACCAAAAGATATCATTCTTAAAGTAGATGACAAATCTGTTGAAGGCTTGTCAGTTAATGAAGCCGTTATGAAGATACGTGGTGAAAAAGGGACAAAAGTTGAACTACAGATCCAACGTGCAGGTGTAGGAGAACTTTCATTTACCATCACAAGAGATACGATCCCTTTAGAAACTGTTTATTCAGAAGTAATTGAAGACAACATAGGGAAAATACAGATCACAAAATTTTCTGAGACTACAGGAAAAGAGCTTGCTAGTGCTTTAGAAGAATTGGAAAATAAAAATGTAAAGGGCTTAATTCTAGATTTAAGACAAAATCCTGGAGGATTAATGGACCAAGCCCTGCTCATGTCTGATTTATTTGTTTCAAAAGGAAAAGCAATTATGCAAGTAGAAGATCGATCTGGGGCAAAGGAAATTTTTAAAGCGGAAAATGATCAAGATGTTGACCTTCCAATAACTGTTTTAATTGATGGAGGAACTGCAAGTGCAGGAGAAATTATGGCGGCAGCTTTAAATCAGTCTGCAGGAATCCCGTTAGTTGGGGAAAAAACCTTTGGTAAAGGTACAGTTCAAACAGCAAATGCTTTTGATGATAATTCATCTGTCAAATATACAACAGCTAAATGGTTAACACCTGATGGTACTTGGATACATGAAAAGGGAATTGAGCCTACTGTGGAGGCGAAGCTTCCTGATTATGCAAATTTACCTTATATAAATCCTGAAAATGAATTAAAAGTCGGTGTTTCTAATACTGAAGTAAACGCAGCTCAAAAAATGCTAGAGGCACTTGGTTATAATGAAGTAAGTGAAAAAGGATATTTTGATAAAGCAACTGAAAACATCGTAAAGCAATTTCAAAAAGATCATAACCTTGAGGTCAATGGTGTCATAACAAAAGATACTACGATAAAGATAATGGAATTATTACAGAAAAAAATTCAAAACAATGATACACAAGTAGAAAAAGCAATATCCGTTTTAAAGGAAAAAATGTAA
- a CDS encoding Hsp20/alpha crystallin family protein has product MFPWDKQFPFGQSGFTKQLNKMNPKEVENYIQQVMKNVFGGDYSHGDFPSQGEYSQKESPNIRKPEIFETSDYVYVNIPLTDTDREAIKLQHTTHQLFIINFPKESEQTKYMLPSPVKRKGTKARFLDDRIEIQFIKLSENSLSEIDIT; this is encoded by the coding sequence ATGTTCCCATGGGATAAACAATTTCCCTTTGGTCAATCAGGTTTTACAAAACAATTAAATAAAATGAACCCAAAGGAAGTGGAAAACTACATTCAACAAGTAATGAAGAATGTATTCGGTGGAGACTATTCACATGGCGATTTCCCTTCTCAAGGAGAGTATTCTCAAAAAGAATCTCCAAATATACGAAAACCTGAAATATTTGAAACCAGCGACTATGTTTATGTAAACATTCCTTTAACCGATACGGATAGAGAAGCAATTAAGCTGCAACATACCACACATCAATTATTCATCATTAACTTTCCTAAGGAATCTGAACAAACAAAATATATGCTTCCATCACCTGTAAAAAGAAAAGGCACTAAGGCAAGATTTTTAGATGACCGAATTGAAATCCAGTTTATTAAGCTAAGTGAAAATAGTTTATCTGAGATTGATATAACCTAA
- a CDS encoding winged helix-turn-helix transcriptional regulator: MKINLCPKLETAFRLLGKRWTGIIIHVLLDGPKRFKDLTEIIPSISQKMLSERLKELENEGLVERLVIDEIPVKVIYQLTVKGKSLEGVVKEIGIWANSFCSVEEKNGGEK, translated from the coding sequence GTGAAAATAAACCTTTGCCCAAAATTAGAAACTGCATTTAGATTATTAGGTAAACGCTGGACCGGCATTATTATTCATGTGTTACTGGATGGACCAAAAAGGTTTAAAGACTTGACAGAGATTATTCCTAGTATTAGTCAAAAGATGTTATCTGAACGGCTTAAAGAATTGGAAAATGAAGGTCTTGTGGAACGATTAGTGATAGATGAGATACCAGTCAAAGTGATTTATCAGCTAACTGTTAAAGGGAAAAGTCTGGAAGGTGTTGTAAAAGAAATTGGCATATGGGCAAATTCATTTTGCTCTGTAGAAGAAAAGAATGGAGGAGAAAAATGA
- a CDS encoding SDR family oxidoreductase, whose translation MSRTVIITGGANGIGKELVLQYAKKHYKVVIADVNEQAGKELEKLCLDKQYDVYFVKTDVSEVKEIEQLITSAIDRYSTLDILINNAGISKWKSPYEITVDEWDKVVNTNLRSVMFASREAAKIMKANENGGKIINIASTRAFMSEENSEAYASTKGGIVALTHALAASFSQDHIQVNAISPGWIETGDYNSLREIDHLQHFSNRVGKPSDIAKACMYLTSEDNEFVTGTNLIVDGGMTKKMIYEE comes from the coding sequence ATGAGTAGGACAGTTATTATAACTGGTGGTGCAAATGGGATTGGCAAAGAATTAGTCCTTCAATATGCAAAGAAGCATTACAAAGTTGTTATTGCTGATGTTAATGAACAGGCTGGTAAAGAACTGGAAAAACTGTGCTTAGACAAACAATATGATGTTTATTTTGTTAAAACAGATGTTTCTGAAGTAAAAGAAATCGAACAATTAATTACATCTGCAATTGATCGCTACAGCACTTTAGATATCCTGATTAACAATGCAGGAATATCAAAGTGGAAATCTCCATATGAAATTACAGTTGATGAATGGGATAAAGTAGTGAACACGAACTTAAGAAGTGTTATGTTTGCTTCAAGAGAAGCTGCAAAAATAATGAAGGCAAATGAAAATGGTGGAAAAATAATCAATATTGCCTCAACAAGAGCATTTATGTCGGAGGAAAATTCAGAGGCATATGCTTCAACAAAAGGTGGTATTGTTGCATTAACACATGCACTTGCAGCTTCATTTAGTCAAGATCATATACAAGTAAATGCCATTTCTCCAGGATGGATTGAAACAGGTGATTACAACTCTTTAAGAGAAATTGATCACTTACAACACTTTTCTAACAGAGTTGGAAAACCATCAGATATTGCCAAAGCCTGTATGTATTTAACAAGTGAGGATAATGAATTTGTAACAGGAACGAATTTAATAGTTGATGGTGGTATGACAAAAAAAATGATCTATGAAGAGTAG
- a CDS encoding AAA family ATPase — protein MNNLESYQLPTDIQKLIQDRSTREVSKDDALLIGESGYTPSDDSILYDAMIALALGKNVLLKGPTGSGKTKLAETLSNLFRQPMHSINCSVDLDAEALLGFKTIENHQNGTSIEFVPGPVVKAMKKGHLLYIDEINMAKPETLPILNGVLDYRRMITNPFTGEVVRSHSHFGVIAAINEGYVGTVPLNEALKNRFVVIEVPYIQGDELQSVLENQSKLTDPLLIKTFTKLSADLLSLVQNGQVSEEAASIRALIDTCDLASYLPPKRAVERGIVEKLEDEREKAAIRNVAETLFE, from the coding sequence ATGAATAACTTAGAATCTTATCAATTACCAACTGACATTCAGAAATTAATACAAGATAGATCAACAAGAGAAGTGAGTAAGGATGATGCATTACTAATTGGCGAGAGCGGATATACTCCATCTGATGATTCTATATTATATGATGCTATGATTGCATTGGCACTGGGGAAAAATGTCTTATTAAAAGGCCCGACCGGATCTGGGAAAACAAAGCTTGCTGAAACTCTATCAAATCTTTTTAGGCAGCCTATGCATAGCATTAACTGCTCTGTGGACCTGGATGCAGAAGCTCTTTTAGGGTTTAAAACAATTGAGAATCATCAAAATGGGACTTCGATTGAATTTGTTCCTGGACCTGTCGTAAAAGCAATGAAAAAAGGGCATCTCCTTTATATTGATGAAATTAATATGGCTAAGCCGGAAACACTTCCTATATTAAATGGAGTTCTAGATTATCGACGAATGATTACAAATCCATTTACAGGTGAAGTTGTTAGATCTCACAGCCACTTTGGCGTTATTGCGGCGATTAACGAGGGATATGTGGGAACAGTACCATTAAATGAAGCATTAAAAAACCGTTTTGTTGTTATAGAAGTTCCATATATTCAGGGTGATGAATTGCAATCTGTCCTTGAAAACCAATCAAAGCTTACAGATCCATTATTAATCAAAACCTTTACAAAGCTGTCTGCCGATTTGTTAAGCCTTGTTCAAAATGGTCAGGTTTCAGAGGAAGCAGCATCAATCCGAGCGTTAATTGATACATGTGATTTAGCAAGCTATCTTCCTCCGAAACGTGCTGTTGAAAGAGGAATTGTTGAAAAGCTGGAGGATGAAAGAGAAAAAGCAGCCATTAGAAATGTGGCTGAAACTCTATTTGAGTGA
- a CDS encoding YojF family protein, which translates to MKSITKQDVQAYLDHFLDKQVYIHLETTTGSYSAHKDEKNMTVVAFIRNTKVTYHQAKITGNGPYRIGLKLEDGWIYAEGLTDWTFTEEGQLLTAGHNSEGQLAIALQISEKPFHN; encoded by the coding sequence ATGAAAAGTATTACAAAACAAGACGTTCAAGCATATCTAGATCATTTTTTAGATAAACAAGTATATATTCATTTAGAAACAACAACAGGTTCCTATTCTGCGCATAAAGATGAAAAAAATATGACCGTTGTGGCTTTTATCCGCAATACAAAGGTAACCTATCATCAAGCTAAAATAACAGGAAATGGCCCATATCGTATTGGTCTGAAATTAGAAGATGGTTGGATTTACGCAGAAGGGTTAACAGATTGGACCTTTACTGAAGAAGGTCAATTATTAACTGCAGGTCATAATTCAGAAGGGCAATTAGCGATTGCTCTACAAATAAGTGAAAAGCCATTTCACAATTAA
- a CDS encoding MATE family efflux transporter has product MKINFLNKKKIMYLSSILFPILITQLGLFSMNFFDTTMSGKVHPNDLAGVAIGSSLWVPVYTGLSGILLSITPIVAQLVGAKNTKNVPYMVVQGLYVSIFISVIILVSGFFILDPILTNMGLEYEVRHIAKWYLITLSMGIFPLFLYAVLRCFIDALGFTRVTMIITLASLPINFVFNYLFIFGKFGFPALGGIGAGIASAITYWCITAIAIFIIKKRSPFKEYNIFKTLYPISFKAWGEILKIGVPIGLSIFFETSIFAAVTLLMSQYNTVTIASHQAAINFASFLYMLPLSISLALTIVIGQEVGAKRIKDARQYSYLGIGLALLLSTISAALIYFFRPEIASIYTSDAAVLKLTQDFLIYAIFFQLSDAIAAPIQGILRGYKDVNVTFIMALISYWVIGLPVGYLVATFTSLDAFGYWIGLISGLAAGAIGLSVRLYRIQKKYDMSFAQNN; this is encoded by the coding sequence ATGAAAATTAACTTTTTAAACAAGAAAAAAATAATGTATCTTTCAAGTATCTTATTTCCAATTCTTATCACTCAACTAGGTCTCTTTTCCATGAACTTTTTTGACACAACCATGTCAGGTAAGGTTCATCCCAATGACTTAGCAGGTGTTGCGATAGGATCAAGTTTATGGGTACCCGTTTATACAGGATTAAGTGGTATTTTATTATCTATAACTCCTATTGTTGCGCAATTAGTTGGTGCAAAAAACACAAAAAATGTTCCATATATGGTTGTACAGGGGCTATATGTTAGTATTTTTATTTCAGTAATTATACTTGTCTCTGGTTTTTTCATATTGGACCCTATTTTAACTAATATGGGGCTTGAGTATGAGGTTCGCCATATAGCAAAGTGGTATTTAATAACATTATCAATGGGGATTTTCCCATTGTTTTTATATGCCGTCTTAAGATGTTTTATTGATGCACTAGGTTTTACTAGAGTAACAATGATTATTACTCTTGCTTCCTTACCAATAAACTTTGTGTTCAACTACCTTTTTATCTTTGGTAAGTTTGGATTTCCAGCACTAGGAGGAATCGGTGCAGGTATAGCTTCTGCTATTACCTATTGGTGTATAACAGCCATTGCGATTTTCATCATAAAAAAGCGGTCTCCATTTAAAGAATACAATATTTTTAAGACTCTTTATCCAATTTCATTTAAAGCATGGGGAGAGATCTTAAAAATCGGTGTACCTATCGGACTTTCAATATTCTTTGAAACTAGTATCTTTGCAGCTGTCACTTTACTTATGAGTCAATATAACACAGTCACAATTGCTTCCCATCAGGCAGCTATTAATTTCGCTTCCTTCCTTTACATGCTTCCATTAAGTATTTCACTGGCTCTCACCATTGTCATTGGTCAAGAAGTTGGAGCAAAAAGAATAAAAGATGCAAGGCAATATAGCTATTTAGGTATAGGATTAGCACTTTTGCTATCCACAATTTCAGCAGCACTTATTTATTTCTTTAGACCGGAAATTGCATCCATTTATACTTCTGATGCTGCAGTACTAAAGCTAACTCAAGACTTCTTAATTTATGCTATTTTCTTTCAATTATCTGATGCGATTGCTGCCCCTATTCAAGGCATTCTCAGAGGCTATAAAGATGTGAATGTAACATTTATCATGGCCCTTATCTCTTATTGGGTAATCGGACTCCCAGTTGGGTATCTTGTTGCAACTTTTACTTCTCTAGATGCGTTCGGATATTGGATCGGTCTTATTTCAGGTCTTGCCGCTGGGGCTATTGGATTATCTGTTCGACTTTATAGGATTCAGAAAAAATATGATATGTCGTTTGCACAAAATAATTAG
- the rarD gene encoding EamA family transporter RarD, whose product MNTDENSYKKGLFYTAFSYLLWGILPLYWKLIHDVTSEEILAHRVFWSFLFMLALLTYSKEWPNVIDACKRMTKQPGLVLLLILSSVLISINWFVYIWSVNHEHLIETSLGYYINPLISVLLGMICFKEKLNLWQKLSFIIAGIGVLYMTLNYGQIPYIALTLAMSFGLYGLTKKMTKLSSGIGLTFETMVVTPIAIIYLGVIASKGEMVFLQFDLATNLLLIGAGIATAVPLLLFASGAQLIPLFMVGVLQYIAPTITLIIGVVLYKEPFTTTELITFSCIWTALLLFTLSNSRYFKKVELKFKKPNSIEM is encoded by the coding sequence ATGAATACTGATGAAAATTCATATAAGAAGGGCTTATTTTATACTGCCTTTTCTTATTTGTTATGGGGGATACTTCCTCTTTATTGGAAGTTAATACATGATGTAACTTCAGAAGAAATTTTGGCACATAGAGTTTTTTGGTCATTTCTGTTTATGCTCGCCCTATTGACCTATTCTAAGGAATGGCCAAATGTAATTGATGCTTGCAAGAGAATGACGAAACAACCCGGTTTAGTTTTACTTCTTATTTTATCTTCTGTTTTAATTAGTATAAACTGGTTTGTGTATATTTGGTCTGTAAATCATGAGCACTTGATTGAAACGAGCTTAGGATATTATATAAATCCACTTATAAGCGTATTATTAGGGATGATATGTTTTAAGGAAAAATTGAATCTTTGGCAGAAGTTATCTTTTATCATTGCAGGTATTGGTGTCTTATATATGACATTGAATTATGGACAAATTCCATATATCGCTTTAACACTTGCCATGAGTTTCGGATTATATGGTCTGACAAAAAAGATGACGAAATTAAGCTCTGGAATAGGGTTAACATTTGAAACAATGGTTGTGACACCAATTGCTATAATCTATCTAGGAGTAATCGCTTCAAAAGGAGAAATGGTTTTTCTGCAATTTGACTTAGCAACAAATTTATTATTAATCGGAGCAGGTATTGCTACAGCTGTCCCATTACTTCTATTTGCAAGCGGTGCTCAACTAATACCTTTGTTTATGGTCGGTGTTTTGCAATATATTGCGCCAACTATTACATTAATTATAGGTGTTGTACTATATAAGGAACCATTTACTACAACTGAGTTGATTACCTTCTCTTGTATATGGACTGCCTTATTGCTTTTTACACTTTCTAATTCAAGATATTTTAAAAAGGTTGAATTAAAATTCAAAAAGCCAAATTCAATTGAAATGTAG
- a CDS encoding nitroreductase family protein encodes MNTMIAEDMMTVINSRTSVRHYDKTVKITKEELSEILTNTTNAPSAWNLQHWHFTVFHSEEAKQKLLPVAYNQSQIVESSAVVAILGDLEANENTDLVYDPLVQAGHLKAEIKETLAGQISRAYTDNVFARDAAFTNASLAAMQLMIIAKAKGYDTCAIGGFNKEQFTKEFSISERYVPIMLISIGKAVKPAHKSNRLELDQVSTWL; translated from the coding sequence ATGAATACAATGATTGCTGAAGATATGATGACAGTTATAAATAGTCGTACTTCTGTACGCCATTACGATAAAACTGTAAAAATTACAAAGGAAGAATTAAGTGAAATCTTAACAAATACTACTAATGCACCATCCGCTTGGAATTTACAACATTGGCATTTCACTGTTTTTCATAGTGAAGAGGCCAAACAAAAATTATTACCTGTTGCTTATAATCAGAGTCAAATTGTTGAATCATCGGCGGTTGTTGCTATCTTAGGTGATTTAGAAGCAAATGAAAATACTGACCTTGTGTATGATCCGCTTGTACAAGCAGGTCATTTAAAAGCAGAGATTAAAGAAACTCTTGCTGGCCAAATTAGTCGTGCTTATACTGACAATGTTTTTGCTCGAGATGCTGCGTTTACAAATGCTTCTTTAGCTGCGATGCAACTGATGATAATCGCAAAGGCGAAAGGGTATGACACTTGTGCAATTGGTGGTTTTAATAAAGAACAATTTACCAAAGAGTTTTCAATATCTGAAAGATATGTTCCGATTATGTTAATTTCTATTGGAAAAGCCGTAAAGCCTGCACACAAAAGTAATCGATTAGAATTAGACCAAGTTTCCACATGGCTTTAA
- a CDS encoding class I SAM-dependent methyltransferase: protein MNYLQMLSLLGVGGAHPGGISITKEIFEQEQFPISHTILDVGCGTGQTCYFLDQLGFNVIGLDHSPLMIQHALNRNKECQCDILYLQEDITSTSLKDHSVDVILSESVLNFTNPEQTLPEIKRILKPNGIIIAIEMTRIGPLSNTGYSEITEFYGNPSILSIDEWKKVFMKCGLSIYKIQSEEDFSSYKTDEPTTEFHITDSIPPSVFNVMSRHEELTLQYRDKLSYRVFFARRSV, encoded by the coding sequence TTGAATTATTTACAAATGCTATCTCTACTCGGTGTAGGCGGAGCACATCCTGGTGGAATTTCGATAACAAAAGAAATCTTTGAACAAGAACAATTTCCAATTAGTCATACAATCCTTGATGTGGGATGTGGAACTGGACAAACCTGCTATTTTCTAGATCAATTAGGCTTTAATGTTATCGGCCTGGATCATAGTCCTCTAATGATACAACATGCATTAAATAGGAACAAAGAATGTCAATGTGATATTTTATATCTTCAAGAAGATATAACTTCAACGTCATTAAAAGATCATTCAGTAGATGTTATCTTATCTGAGTCTGTTCTTAATTTTACAAATCCGGAACAAACATTACCAGAAATAAAACGAATCTTAAAGCCAAATGGTATCATCATTGCGATTGAAATGACCCGTATAGGACCCCTATCGAATACGGGGTATTCTGAAATCACTGAATTCTATGGGAATCCTTCCATTTTATCTATTGATGAATGGAAGAAAGTCTTTATGAAATGTGGGCTATCGATTTATAAAATCCAATCTGAAGAAGACTTTTCCTCTTATAAGACTGATGAACCGACTACAGAATTTCACATAACAGATTCAATTCCTCCATCTGTATTCAACGTAATGTCAAGGCATGAGGAATTAACACTACAATATAGAGATAAATTATCTTATCGAGTATTTTTTGCACGGCGATCCGTCTAA